A single region of the Micropterus dolomieu isolate WLL.071019.BEF.003 ecotype Adirondacks linkage group LG18, ASM2129224v1, whole genome shotgun sequence genome encodes:
- the LOC123986736 gene encoding interactor of HORMAD1 protein 1 isoform X2: MNHMRNIKEMLSIPTGSRNVATSGYSSFTDSQLFFGTQFWPENSQGTSQDMSLSTRTSQQSSQEGSDPKFMNTYHTKPLLFGELKDKNKAFGILDKFEEDKKRAKEKTDSDILAKECHHFRETLNNIQQLVAGTERNTAVCQTVLQKFDNFVSTLENNLNSFHSDISQQFETLLNKVNSQKEMITELEERVQKSGHTTAELHSYLQSLNNSLGCLRGEQERERNILEEALKLLSTLVSEHSAKPSAERVMDSTVQTSPGLEKPHSNMLQDNTLKGTQLTCMSNNREYNQTVFPSQDPSGIIGKRKFTSRGYRRHKKRPLVLSQKSKRSVTDENSHVLTNCNKRQNVSAPLCERRDVNRVTCQDSLTPDCLIPLNRDTRSMAAGCFITPLSCWSQDSNSSVYLPGIDSTLEKVSAESRTGTRAEPKSLWQLFDIDCDSDLGS, translated from the exons CATCCCAACTGGAAGCAG GAATGTGGCTACCAGTGGCTACTCAAGTTTCACAGACTCTCAGCTTTTCTTTGGGACTCAGTTTTGGCCTGAAAATTCTCAAGGCACATCTCAAGATATGAGTTTGTCAACAAGGACCTCCCAGCAAAGTTCACAAGAG GGAAGTGACCCAAAGTTTATGAACACTTATCACACCAAACCTCTCCTGTTTGGAGAAttaaaggacaaaaacaaagctTTTGGAATATTGGATAAATTTGAGGAGGACAAGAAAAGggcaaaagaaaaaactgacaG TGATATTTTAGCCAAAGAATGTCATCATTTTCGAGAAACTCTCAACAAT ATCCAGCAGCTGGTCGCTggcacagagagaaacactgcTGTGTGCCAAACAGTCCTTCAAAAATTTGACAATTTTGTGTCAACAT tGGAAAATAATCTTAACAGTTTTCACAGTGACATTTCCCAGCAGTTTGAGACTTTGCTGAATAAAGTCAACTCCCAGAAAGAGATGATAACTGAACTGGAGGAGAGGGTGCAAAAG aGTGGACACACCACAGCAGAACTTCATTCATATCTTCAAAGCTTAAATAATAGTCTGGGGTGTCTCAGAGGGGAGCAGGAGAGAGAACGAAACATACTTGAAGAGGCTCTGAAGCTGCTCAGCACCTTAGTCTCAGAGCACTCAGCCAAACCCAGCGCTGAGAGAGTGATGGACAGCACCGTTCAGACGTCACCAGGGCTGGAGAAGCCACACTCCAACATGCTGCAGGACAACACGCTCAAGGGCACACAGCTTACATGTATGTCAAACAACCGTGAATACAATCAAACTGTTTTTCCCTCTCAGGACCCCAGCGGCATAATAGGAAAGAGGAAATTCACTTCTAGAGGCTATAGGAGACACAAAAAGAGGCCGCTGGTTCTCTCACAGAAGAGTAAGCGCTCTGTCACGGATGAAAACAGTCATGTTCTCACAAACTGTAACAAACGACAAAATGTTTCAGCTCCTCTCTGTGAGCGTCGTGATGTGAACCGGGTAACCTGCCAGGATAGTCTTACCCCAGACTGTCTGATACCATTGAACAGAGACACGAGATCCATGGCTGCGGGATGTTTCATCACCCCTCTCAGCTGCTGGTCTCAGGACAGCAACAGCTCTGTGTACCTCCCAGGAATCGATTCCACCTTAGAAAAGGTATCGGCTGAGTCCAGGACGGGGACCCGAGCGGAACCCAAAAGCCTCTGGCAGCTTTTTGACATTGATTGTGATTCTGATTTAGGCTCTTAG
- the LOC123986736 gene encoding interactor of HORMAD1 protein 1 isoform X1, with amino-acid sequence MLYEASVNSFYSENSVITLGHQHLGGSVNVATSGYSSFTDSQLFFGTQFWPENSQGTSQDMSLSTRTSQQSSQEGSDPKFMNTYHTKPLLFGELKDKNKAFGILDKFEEDKKRAKEKTDSDILAKECHHFRETLNNIQQLVAGTERNTAVCQTVLQKFDNFVSTLENNLNSFHSDISQQFETLLNKVNSQKEMITELEERVQKSGHTTAELHSYLQSLNNSLGCLRGEQERERNILEEALKLLSTLVSEHSAKPSAERVMDSTVQTSPGLEKPHSNMLQDNTLKGTQLTCMSNNREYNQTVFPSQDPSGIIGKRKFTSRGYRRHKKRPLVLSQKSKRSVTDENSHVLTNCNKRQNVSAPLCERRDVNRVTCQDSLTPDCLIPLNRDTRSMAAGCFITPLSCWSQDSNSSVYLPGIDSTLEKVSAESRTGTRAEPKSLWQLFDIDCDSDLGS; translated from the exons ATGTTATATGAGGCTTCAGTCAATAGTTTTTATTCTGAAAACAGTGTAATAACACTTGGTCATCAACACCTTGGTGGATCAGT GAATGTGGCTACCAGTGGCTACTCAAGTTTCACAGACTCTCAGCTTTTCTTTGGGACTCAGTTTTGGCCTGAAAATTCTCAAGGCACATCTCAAGATATGAGTTTGTCAACAAGGACCTCCCAGCAAAGTTCACAAGAG GGAAGTGACCCAAAGTTTATGAACACTTATCACACCAAACCTCTCCTGTTTGGAGAAttaaaggacaaaaacaaagctTTTGGAATATTGGATAAATTTGAGGAGGACAAGAAAAGggcaaaagaaaaaactgacaG TGATATTTTAGCCAAAGAATGTCATCATTTTCGAGAAACTCTCAACAAT ATCCAGCAGCTGGTCGCTggcacagagagaaacactgcTGTGTGCCAAACAGTCCTTCAAAAATTTGACAATTTTGTGTCAACAT tGGAAAATAATCTTAACAGTTTTCACAGTGACATTTCCCAGCAGTTTGAGACTTTGCTGAATAAAGTCAACTCCCAGAAAGAGATGATAACTGAACTGGAGGAGAGGGTGCAAAAG aGTGGACACACCACAGCAGAACTTCATTCATATCTTCAAAGCTTAAATAATAGTCTGGGGTGTCTCAGAGGGGAGCAGGAGAGAGAACGAAACATACTTGAAGAGGCTCTGAAGCTGCTCAGCACCTTAGTCTCAGAGCACTCAGCCAAACCCAGCGCTGAGAGAGTGATGGACAGCACCGTTCAGACGTCACCAGGGCTGGAGAAGCCACACTCCAACATGCTGCAGGACAACACGCTCAAGGGCACACAGCTTACATGTATGTCAAACAACCGTGAATACAATCAAACTGTTTTTCCCTCTCAGGACCCCAGCGGCATAATAGGAAAGAGGAAATTCACTTCTAGAGGCTATAGGAGACACAAAAAGAGGCCGCTGGTTCTCTCACAGAAGAGTAAGCGCTCTGTCACGGATGAAAACAGTCATGTTCTCACAAACTGTAACAAACGACAAAATGTTTCAGCTCCTCTCTGTGAGCGTCGTGATGTGAACCGGGTAACCTGCCAGGATAGTCTTACCCCAGACTGTCTGATACCATTGAACAGAGACACGAGATCCATGGCTGCGGGATGTTTCATCACCCCTCTCAGCTGCTGGTCTCAGGACAGCAACAGCTCTGTGTACCTCCCAGGAATCGATTCCACCTTAGAAAAGGTATCGGCTGAGTCCAGGACGGGGACCCGAGCGGAACCCAAAAGCCTCTGGCAGCTTTTTGACATTGATTGTGATTCTGATTTAGGCTCTTAG